Proteins encoded together in one Terriglobus saanensis SP1PR4 window:
- a CDS encoding discoidin domain-containing protein: MGHQPWKFESGQDPAGAQNNSFNDASWQSVGLPTSADELFTFTNETSGGGAGDSNGNPAWYRQHFTVGTQYSNRKVQVVFGGVNTGAQVYINGNLIPGTQAFAPQATHVEGFLPFICDLTPYINFGGDNVIAVRAARNANWFPDIGFAGGFRFDMGDLGIFRNVMMYITDKIYIPENVYSGSKLWGTYLATDAASDDSATIHIQTNVMNESGTPQDVTLTTQIVDANGNVVATRQDDQIITASTHANPLPVMFDQVLTVNKPTLWYPNNSIYGGPYLYKVFHTVSMNGVVIDSKQSMLGIRTVMWDQNFVYVNGKVQKLNGAGARYNYPGVESSMSEEQKWRDLQQFAAMGGNLWRPGHASEGDEFINAADALGVMLVDPSGDGENGFSDPCGPTAKMTCDQEALKLELHRDMIIRDRSHASVLAYEADNGVTLPAFAQQVAAVGKQWDFLGSDGPIGGPFGGRPQSDRSGGDPQYENNGDFLSCSGEGCEIGVKQSVPGKPVWGAEEWGPGSLSYDHDHEISMAAKYIDSWSKGLDSKIMGFAQWYFADSTGEEGQYVEPDIDANHNIERGIGDSMVDFERHPRLLYYIEKANWRPFRDAAGKIYKPVVKLANTWNRTGTIQVNAWSNCPSVRLLINGVQQGQDQIPNPSSSRADNDSDFVATELTTKLAAQAHWTVNWQSGTAVAACMDESGAVVNDPVTGTPVTDTLTTAGTPYQIVLEPVPNVTRPDGTTFQVTANGSDFELINAKVVDENGILVPDATNLLTFSVSGNATYVGGTVQLVDPTQPHSYHAPGDPNLPAEGGLQTILVKSQFNPGAVTVTATSPNLKSATASFNIFPIPQQTPSATAPAIIAEPVNTSVTRGFSAHFSVTATGAGPLQYQWFKGGVQIPSAMGTTFDTPPTTDGDDQAVYSVTVSNSLGSAPSTNAVLTVVAPAAPVITTQPLSQAIDAGGSVTFSVVATGSPTLSYQWTDNTVPIPGAITSTYTLQTSDTTENGHVFAVLIKNPVTTIQSNPAILTVNPARPPVVTTDPANVVALPGQIASFTVVATGSQPLTYVWTNQNTGLKVGGNSPILTIESVSNSSLGSYIVTVSNSAGMAQSKAATLSLAPPGVNMSLGKTASASSFEDPVGLAAKFGIDGDTTTRWGSNFSNPATAVPQFFVIDYGVSMTFNRSKITWDSSFATAYDMEVSSDGTDWGAPFHVQTAGTGQVEDFTFPTQTARYLRLFATERNDQYGISIHELATYNGAACGDRKEHWTLNPSVSTLVLDNLSGLTWKNTPKTTDNSADGQFTQVSAINYCQTLGMRIPTKDEALAISGSSGPSCAFPTFWATWTSTDDPVDATRAVIIDSTGGVSAGIKDNSPGSTLCVLGDVQTVPVITTQPAPTTVEANQAATFSVAATTSGNALATYTWLKNGVAFQVTGVPTVTTPLITADDNNALYSVTVTGGNGLTATSNTALLTVNGTAPPPTGGGGGGTGGGTAPPPPCGNATACTGNGNGPAPVGPNLALNKTATSSADESGSFPAKNGVDGNFNTRWSSAFFDTESYEVDLGLVQPIGQALIRWQDSYGKSYVIETSSDENTWTTAFTQNNGLGGVDNLTFPTVNARYIRMRGLTRATHYGYSFWEFEVYGPVLPTIITQPVSQSVVVGATAQFTVVTDGKVPCTYQWFRDGVIIPGATSATYTTLALALADTNSSFSVIVSNGSASVPSSSALLTVTDPVTPTVGIANLALGKPVTSSSNENNNLGPLNAVDGDLTTRWSSGHTDTEWLEVDLGSPMLTSKVMIYWEAAYGKAYEIQVSNDEQAWTTVAKQNEGKGGVETVPLLSTVNRYIRFFGLTRATTYGYSFYEFQVYGADVPVISTQPTSQTVISGKSATFTAAATGTGLISLQWNRNGVPISGATGTSYTTPIATSQDNSSIFTLVATNASGASTSLGAKLTVNSPAPTGPNLALNQPATSSADENAQLGPANAVDGDTTTRWSSAFFDKEWLQIDLGSLKTIAQVVIDWQNSFGKAYQIQVSTDLQTWTTVYTQSNGNGGTENITFPSANGRYVRMLGVTRSSPYGYSIYEFQVYGVGGTNVGSAPTITTEPANQTANVGSTATFSVVAAGTGPFTYQWLKGTTPITGATAASYTTPLLAATDNSNLYSVVVSNANGTITSNPPATLTVNNVGNAPTISTEPANQTATVGGTATFTVVAAGTGPFTYQWLKGTTPITGATAASYTTPVLAASDNGNQYSVIVGNANGTITSNPPATLTVNTGPNYPIFPGFVGVDLQNNTKGTWTDGQIFVTVIGRDAANNNAFAYLTSDGTVIDFTLNDGADPNHLTKNGKNYGNYSFSLAQTKLLKIPTLVSARAFISLGEPLYIQINPDPNNPTQVVGYAGPSRTNATDPNFNTPLDWYEFDNETLMDINTTQVDRFGLPLTLDVWSAGGTSHQRIGITESIAQLDAEFATEVPAEFQPPTMNNLNILSPASLGMPMAADGANAHYFDNVIATAWKSYATSPITITVSGRQFKGTAVASTLTFTEVNPSASHAGETFVVQQPSTQEVFLCNGSMNEGVDMSNGSTPALQDEDAVQRQLQNQVCSATNRGVLSNPANWANASTYYSTSPAPANYYSAFWHRHSIDGLAYGFAYDDNNNQSGSINVKAEHMVFGIGW, encoded by the coding sequence ATGGGCCATCAGCCTTGGAAGTTTGAGTCTGGCCAGGACCCGGCTGGCGCGCAAAACAATAGCTTCAACGACGCCTCATGGCAATCTGTGGGTTTGCCAACTTCCGCCGATGAACTCTTTACCTTCACCAATGAGACGTCCGGCGGCGGTGCCGGAGATTCTAACGGTAATCCAGCGTGGTACCGTCAGCATTTCACCGTAGGCACACAGTATTCGAATCGCAAAGTGCAAGTAGTCTTTGGTGGCGTGAATACGGGCGCGCAAGTCTACATCAACGGCAACCTGATTCCCGGTACACAGGCCTTTGCGCCACAGGCGACCCATGTGGAGGGATTTCTACCGTTCATTTGCGACCTGACACCTTACATCAATTTCGGTGGCGACAATGTGATTGCCGTTCGAGCAGCACGCAACGCAAACTGGTTTCCAGACATCGGTTTTGCCGGGGGATTCCGTTTTGACATGGGTGATCTGGGCATCTTTCGGAATGTGATGATGTACATCACGGACAAGATTTATATTCCGGAAAACGTGTACTCCGGTTCGAAACTCTGGGGAACATACCTTGCCACAGATGCTGCAAGCGATGATTCGGCGACGATTCATATACAGACGAATGTCATGAATGAAAGTGGAACACCTCAGGATGTTACGCTCACGACGCAAATTGTAGATGCCAACGGTAACGTCGTAGCAACCCGGCAAGATGACCAGATTATTACGGCAAGTACGCACGCTAACCCGCTGCCGGTGATGTTTGATCAGGTTCTTACGGTCAATAAGCCTACACTGTGGTATCCGAATAATTCAATTTATGGCGGGCCTTACCTATACAAGGTGTTCCACACTGTGAGCATGAACGGCGTGGTGATCGATTCCAAGCAGAGCATGCTCGGTATCCGAACCGTGATGTGGGATCAAAATTTCGTCTATGTCAATGGGAAGGTGCAAAAGCTTAATGGTGCGGGTGCTCGGTATAACTACCCGGGTGTCGAATCAAGCATGTCAGAAGAGCAGAAGTGGCGTGATCTTCAGCAATTCGCCGCTATGGGCGGGAATCTGTGGCGGCCGGGCCACGCATCGGAGGGTGACGAATTTATCAATGCGGCGGACGCTCTTGGTGTCATGCTCGTCGACCCCAGTGGCGATGGAGAAAATGGCTTCAGTGATCCATGTGGCCCAACGGCCAAAATGACTTGCGATCAGGAAGCGCTCAAGCTTGAGCTGCATCGCGACATGATTATTCGAGATCGGAGCCACGCATCGGTCCTAGCCTATGAGGCTGACAATGGTGTTACTCTTCCCGCGTTTGCACAACAGGTCGCGGCAGTGGGCAAACAATGGGACTTCCTCGGTAGCGATGGACCAATCGGAGGACCCTTTGGAGGTCGTCCTCAGTCCGATCGTTCCGGCGGTGATCCCCAATACGAGAATAACGGCGACTTTTTGAGCTGCTCGGGAGAAGGTTGCGAGATCGGCGTCAAGCAATCCGTTCCGGGCAAGCCGGTCTGGGGTGCGGAAGAGTGGGGCCCAGGTTCACTCTCGTACGACCACGATCACGAAATCTCCATGGCTGCAAAATACATCGACTCTTGGAGCAAGGGACTCGACTCGAAGATTATGGGTTTTGCGCAGTGGTACTTCGCAGACTCTACTGGCGAGGAAGGGCAATATGTGGAGCCTGACATCGATGCCAACCACAATATTGAACGCGGTATCGGCGATTCGATGGTGGATTTCGAACGGCATCCGAGATTGCTTTACTACATAGAAAAGGCAAACTGGCGTCCGTTCCGTGATGCAGCAGGGAAAATCTACAAGCCAGTGGTTAAGCTGGCAAATACCTGGAACCGGACAGGAACGATTCAGGTGAATGCCTGGAGCAACTGCCCCTCCGTCCGCCTCTTGATTAACGGTGTTCAGCAGGGTCAGGATCAGATTCCGAATCCATCGAGCTCACGGGCTGACAATGACAGTGATTTTGTCGCCACGGAGTTGACGACCAAACTCGCCGCTCAGGCTCATTGGACGGTGAACTGGCAATCGGGTACAGCGGTTGCTGCATGTATGGACGAATCTGGCGCAGTGGTGAACGATCCGGTTACCGGAACTCCTGTGACAGACACTCTCACGACAGCAGGAACTCCTTATCAAATTGTGTTGGAGCCTGTACCGAATGTGACTCGTCCGGATGGCACGACGTTTCAGGTGACAGCGAATGGCTCGGACTTTGAGCTGATCAACGCCAAGGTTGTAGACGAGAACGGAATTCTCGTTCCAGATGCGACGAATCTCCTTACTTTCTCTGTCAGCGGCAATGCCACCTATGTCGGAGGCACGGTGCAGCTGGTGGATCCAACGCAGCCCCATAGCTACCACGCCCCTGGCGATCCTAATTTGCCAGCCGAGGGCGGTCTTCAGACGATCCTGGTCAAGAGCCAGTTCAACCCTGGGGCCGTCACGGTCACCGCAACGTCGCCAAACCTGAAGAGCGCTACAGCGTCATTCAATATTTTCCCTATCCCTCAGCAAACCCCTTCGGCTACGGCTCCAGCAATCATTGCAGAGCCAGTGAATACGTCCGTGACCCGCGGTTTCTCCGCTCACTTCAGCGTCACTGCGACGGGTGCTGGTCCGCTGCAGTACCAATGGTTTAAGGGAGGTGTGCAGATTCCGAGCGCGATGGGGACTACATTTGATACCCCACCCACGACAGATGGGGACGATCAGGCAGTCTACAGCGTTACGGTCTCAAACAGTTTAGGCAGCGCACCTTCGACGAACGCAGTTCTCACCGTGGTTGCGCCAGCAGCCCCGGTCATCACGACGCAGCCACTTTCGCAAGCCATTGACGCAGGAGGATCCGTCACGTTCTCTGTTGTGGCAACTGGATCTCCTACTCTGAGTTATCAGTGGACAGATAACACAGTTCCCATTCCTGGAGCCATCACCAGTACCTACACGCTGCAAACGTCTGACACTACCGAGAACGGTCATGTCTTTGCGGTATTGATCAAAAATCCCGTGACGACGATTCAGTCTAATCCGGCGATCCTAACGGTAAATCCAGCACGCCCTCCGGTCGTTACAACGGATCCAGCCAATGTGGTTGCCCTTCCGGGGCAGATAGCTTCCTTTACGGTAGTAGCCACAGGTTCGCAGCCGCTAACTTATGTCTGGACAAATCAAAATACTGGACTAAAGGTGGGCGGCAATTCGCCCATCTTGACCATTGAGTCTGTATCGAATAGTTCTCTCGGAAGCTATATCGTCACGGTAAGTAATAGTGCCGGTATGGCGCAGTCTAAAGCCGCCACGCTAAGCCTTGCTCCCCCAGGCGTCAATATGTCATTGGGCAAGACAGCCTCTGCTAGCAGTTTTGAAGATCCGGTTGGTTTGGCTGCTAAATTTGGAATCGATGGAGATACCACCACACGCTGGGGATCGAATTTCTCAAATCCGGCAACCGCAGTCCCACAGTTTTTTGTGATCGATTACGGCGTCTCGATGACGTTCAATCGCTCCAAGATTACCTGGGATTCTTCTTTTGCCACGGCCTATGACATGGAGGTTTCGAGCGACGGCACAGACTGGGGCGCGCCATTTCATGTGCAAACCGCCGGCACCGGCCAAGTGGAGGACTTCACCTTCCCCACGCAGACCGCACGTTATCTCCGGTTGTTTGCTACGGAGCGTAACGATCAATATGGTATTTCGATTCATGAATTAGCCACCTATAATGGCGCCGCTTGCGGCGACCGCAAAGAACATTGGACTCTCAATCCGTCCGTCTCCACCCTTGTATTGGATAATCTAAGTGGCCTGACGTGGAAGAATACGCCTAAGACCACTGATAACTCGGCGGACGGGCAGTTCACGCAGGTTTCCGCCATCAACTACTGCCAGACACTTGGTATGCGCATTCCAACTAAGGACGAAGCGCTTGCTATCTCAGGTTCGTCAGGTCCCTCTTGCGCCTTTCCAACCTTCTGGGCAACCTGGACTTCTACCGATGATCCGGTCGATGCGACCCGTGCTGTCATCATTGATTCGACCGGCGGGGTATCCGCCGGCATCAAGGATAACTCCCCGGGATCGACACTCTGCGTGCTGGGCGACGTACAGACAGTACCGGTCATCACCACTCAACCCGCACCGACCACGGTGGAAGCAAACCAGGCGGCTACATTCTCTGTGGCAGCGACTACGTCCGGCAACGCTCTTGCTACCTACACCTGGCTGAAAAACGGCGTGGCCTTCCAGGTCACGGGAGTTCCTACCGTCACAACACCGTTGATTACGGCGGACGATAACAATGCACTGTATTCGGTCACTGTAACTGGCGGTAACGGTTTGACTGCAACCAGTAACACCGCGCTGCTGACCGTGAATGGTACGGCTCCTCCTCCGACAGGTGGTGGCGGCGGCGGTACAGGCGGTGGCACTGCTCCTCCGCCTCCGTGTGGCAATGCCACAGCATGCACCGGCAATGGCAACGGCCCGGCTCCAGTCGGTCCTAACCTGGCGTTGAACAAGACGGCGACATCCAGCGCAGACGAGAGCGGTTCTTTCCCCGCGAAGAATGGTGTGGATGGCAACTTCAATACACGTTGGTCCTCGGCATTCTTCGACACCGAGTCGTACGAGGTGGATCTCGGCTTAGTTCAACCCATCGGACAAGCCCTCATACGGTGGCAGGATTCCTACGGCAAGTCCTACGTGATTGAGACCTCCAGTGATGAAAATACGTGGACCACGGCATTTACACAAAACAATGGACTGGGTGGTGTCGATAATCTCACCTTCCCAACCGTGAATGCACGCTATATACGCATGAGGGGGCTGACCCGAGCTACACATTACGGCTATTCGTTCTGGGAGTTCGAGGTGTATGGTCCAGTGCTGCCGACGATCATCACGCAGCCAGTCAGCCAATCAGTAGTTGTCGGCGCCACGGCGCAGTTCACGGTCGTGACAGACGGTAAAGTTCCATGCACTTATCAGTGGTTCCGCGATGGAGTCATCATCCCAGGCGCAACGAGTGCCACCTATACGACGCTGGCTCTTGCGTTGGCGGATACTAACAGTTCCTTCAGCGTAATTGTTAGTAATGGTTCGGCTTCTGTGCCTTCTTCGAGTGCTCTGCTCACGGTCACCGATCCGGTCACCCCAACCGTCGGCATTGCGAACCTTGCACTCGGCAAGCCGGTAACCTCCAGCAGTAATGAGAACAACAACCTTGGCCCACTCAATGCCGTGGACGGTGATCTCACTACCCGCTGGTCATCTGGCCACACAGACACCGAGTGGCTCGAGGTAGATCTTGGTTCCCCCATGCTCACAAGCAAGGTGATGATCTACTGGGAGGCAGCCTACGGCAAGGCCTACGAGATTCAGGTCTCGAATGACGAGCAGGCCTGGACAACGGTTGCTAAACAAAATGAAGGAAAGGGGGGCGTGGAAACCGTTCCCCTCCTCAGCACGGTTAATCGCTATATCCGCTTCTTCGGACTTACCAGGGCTACGACGTATGGCTACTCGTTCTATGAGTTCCAGGTCTATGGCGCAGACGTCCCGGTCATTTCCACTCAACCTACCAGCCAAACAGTGATAAGCGGTAAGAGCGCAACGTTCACCGCCGCAGCTACCGGAACCGGTCTCATCAGCCTTCAATGGAATCGTAATGGTGTTCCTATATCGGGTGCCACCGGAACGAGCTACACCACACCGATAGCTACGTCGCAGGACAACAGCAGCATCTTCACTCTCGTCGCAACGAACGCCTCTGGAGCCTCAACCTCCTTAGGCGCAAAGCTGACGGTCAACTCTCCCGCTCCTACGGGCCCGAACTTGGCACTGAATCAACCGGCTACTTCAAGCGCTGACGAGAACGCTCAGCTTGGACCAGCTAATGCCGTAGACGGCGACACAACCACTCGCTGGTCGTCGGCATTTTTCGACAAAGAATGGCTCCAGATAGATCTCGGCTCGCTAAAGACGATCGCGCAGGTCGTGATCGACTGGCAGAACTCCTTCGGAAAGGCCTACCAGATCCAGGTCTCGACAGATCTGCAGACCTGGACAACCGTCTATACCCAATCCAACGGCAACGGTGGAACGGAAAACATCACCTTCCCCTCCGCAAACGGACGCTATGTTCGTATGTTAGGAGTAACTCGCTCGTCGCCATACGGATACTCGATTTATGAGTTCCAGGTTTACGGTGTAGGGGGGACCAATGTAGGGAGCGCTCCAACTATCACTACAGAACCTGCCAACCAGACGGCGAATGTCGGCAGCACTGCGACTTTCTCCGTGGTTGCCGCTGGCACAGGTCCCTTCACCTACCAGTGGCTGAAGGGCACCACCCCGATCACAGGTGCTACTGCAGCCAGCTACACGACTCCCCTTCTCGCAGCAACCGACAATAGTAACCTGTACAGCGTCGTCGTCAGCAATGCGAATGGAACCATCACTTCAAATCCCCCAGCAACTCTTACCGTCAACAACGTAGGGAATGCTCCAACTATCTCCACGGAACCTGCCAACCAGACGGCGACTGTTGGCGGCACTGCGACCTTCACCGTGGTCGCCGCTGGCACAGGTCCCTTCACCTACCAATGGCTGAAGGGAACCACTCCTATCACGGGTGCCACTGCAGCCAGCTACACGACTCCCGTTCTCGCTGCGAGTGACAACGGCAACCAGTACAGCGTTATCGTTGGCAATGCGAATGGAACCATTACTTCAAATCCCCCAGCAACTCTTACCGTCAATACCGGTCCGAACTATCCGATTTTTCCGGGCTTTGTCGGTGTCGATCTGCAAAACAACACCAAGGGAACTTGGACGGATGGACAGATCTTTGTCACTGTCATAGGAAGGGATGCCGCGAACAATAATGCTTTCGCTTATCTGACTTCAGACGGCACGGTCATTGACTTCACTCTCAATGACGGTGCTGACCCCAATCACCTCACCAAGAATGGTAAGAACTATGGCAATTACTCCTTCTCGCTGGCACAAACCAAGCTACTGAAGATTCCCACGTTGGTCTCGGCTCGCGCATTCATCTCACTTGGCGAACCCCTTTACATTCAAATTAATCCGGACCCTAATAACCCGACACAGGTCGTGGGCTACGCAGGCCCTAGCCGTACCAATGCAACCGATCCCAACTTTAATACTCCCCTTGACTGGTATGAATTCGATAATGAAACCCTGATGGACATCAACACGACCCAAGTGGACCGGTTCGGCCTACCTCTAACGCTTGACGTCTGGAGTGCCGGAGGTACCTCGCACCAGCGGATCGGCATCACTGAATCCATCGCACAGCTCGATGCGGAATTCGCCACTGAAGTACCGGCGGAGTTCCAACCACCCACGATGAACAACCTCAATATCCTTTCGCCAGCCAGCCTTGGCATGCCTATGGCGGCGGACGGAGCAAATGCTCACTATTTCGACAATGTGATTGCAACTGCATGGAAGTCCTACGCAACCAGTCCAATCACGATCACCGTCAGCGGTCGCCAATTCAAAGGTACTGCAGTCGCTTCGACCTTGACCTTTACGGAAGTCAATCCCAGTGCAAGCCATGCTGGCGAGACCTTCGTGGTGCAACA